A window of Clostridium taeniosporum genomic DNA:
GAAAGATTGAATTAATGGAAACTTATTTAAATGATATTTCATTAATAAAGAATATTAAGAAACTAGAGTATTTAGATTTAAGTGATAATAATATAACTGATATTAGTTTCATATGTAATATCAAGATTTTAAAGTATTTAAATTTAAGTGGAAATCCAATAAAAAATGTATATATTAAGAATAAAAATCAAGTTTTTTGTTTATAGAATAGCAATTATAAAACTGGGGTATAAATAAGATAATGTCTAAAAGTACATGCTAAGGAGGAAATGCTTATGAATATAGTTCCGTATAATGAATATTTGTTAGTTATGCCAAATGGTGATACTAAAGGATTTAATGATTTAGAATTAGCAAAAGCTTATATAAATATATATTATGAAAGAGTTATAGATCATAAAATTGACAAAAACGATTATAACGATGCAACAGAAATTGGAGCAGAGGAACCAAGAAGAAATATATGTACTCAATTAGGAGTAGCTGAAGGAAAATGTGAAGTTTATAACATAGATAATTTTATAGAGGTTGTAAGGGACAAAGTAGTTTTTGATGAAGAAAGAGAAGAAATAATCTCAAAATTATTAGCAAAAGAAATAGATTTTAATGTTTATGATTATAATTTAGATAATATATTACCAGATATTAAAACTATTGAGATGATGGAGCAATATGGAGATCCAGATTAAAAATTATGTGTTATATTAATCCTTATATTTCTTAATAAACAATATACGAGTTTTATAAATTTTATATACAATTTTATGCACAATTTTTGTAGATAACAATTTCATTTATGAAAAAAGTGTGGATAACTTTAAAAAAATGTGGATTCATTAAATTTGAATTCACATTTTTTTAGTATAAATAAACTTAAAAATATGTTTATGCTAAATTTATTTTCCTATGCTTTATGCAAACACTTTTATTTATTATATAAAATTATTAACTACTTTATGTTATAATAATTACTAATAATACATAATAAAATATTGAGGAATTTGTATATGAATTATGTTTATATTTTAGAATGTTCAGATAAAACCTTGTATACAGGATGGACCAATGATTTAGAGAAAAGAGTAAAAATGCATTCTTTAGGCAAAGGGGCAAAATATACAAGGGGGAGAACTCCAGTTAAACTTTTATATTATGAAATATTCGAAGATAAAAAAGAGGCTATGAAAAGAGAGTATAGAATAAAGAGACTAACTAGGTTACAAAAAGAAGAATTAATAAGAAATTTTAACTGTGATTTTAGGATATAGTCATGGATTTTGGAGGGGTTTATGAAGGTTACTATAAAAGATGTTGCTAAAGAAGCAAATGTTTCGCCTTCTACTGTGTCTAGAGTGCTATCAAATAGTAGTCAAATCAGTGAGGAAACTAAAAATAAGGTTAGGGAAGCTGTTAAAAAATTAAAATATAAACCTAATGCTATTGCTAGAAGTTTAGCAAATAATAAAACAAGAATAGTAGGAGTAATACTTCCTAATGAAGCTCAGGATTTATTAACAAATCCGTTTTTTATCCAAGCAATGAAAGGAATGAGTGTTTTTGCTCAAAGCAAGAATTATTATATTACTTATGCATTCAGTAAAGATGAAGAACACGAAGCACATCATGTAAAGGATTTTATAAGCAGTAATTTAGTGGATGGAATTTGTCTATTAAGAGCTAAGTCTAATGATAGTAATATAAAATATTTAAAGGAAACAGGCTTTCCATTTGTTGTTATAGGTAGACCAGAAGAGACAGAAGGAATTTTATGGGTAGATAATGATAATTTTAAAGCAACATATGATTTAGTTAATAAATTAGCTAAAAAAGGCAAAAAAAAGTTAGCTTTTTTAGGAGCTAGAAAAGAGTGGAATTTAACTAAAGATAGAATTAATGGATTTAAGGTATCATGTCAAATGAATGGGATTAATATAAAAGATGAAGATATTGTAATCAAAGAAGAATTTACTGAAAAAGAAGGAATTGAAGCTACTAAGGAGCTTTTAAAGCATAAGATTCCAGATGCCATTGTAGCAGAAGATGATATGTTAGCTTTTGGTGCATTGAAGGTATTTAAAGAAGAAAATTTAATAGATATAGCTATAATAGGATTTAATAATACTCAATTAGCAGAATTTCAAAATCCACCATTAGCATCAGTGGATATAAATGCATATGAGTTAGGATATTATGCAGCTAAAATATTAATAGATTCATTAGAAAATAGTAATAAAAGTGTTGACCATTATATAATAGATACAAACTTGGTAATTAGAGATTCAATAAAATAATGCTTTATTGAATCTGTATAAGTTTTTTTGCAACCGATTGCGAGAAATA
This region includes:
- a CDS encoding leucine-rich repeat domain-containing protein; this encodes MELMETYLNDISLIKNIKKLEYLDLSDNNITDISFICNIKILKYLNLSGNPIKNVYIKNKNQVFCL
- a CDS encoding GIY-YIG nuclease family protein — protein: MNYVYILECSDKTLYTGWTNDLEKRVKMHSLGKGAKYTRGRTPVKLLYYEIFEDKKEAMKREYRIKRLTRLQKEELIRNFNCDFRI
- a CDS encoding LacI family DNA-binding transcriptional regulator, yielding MKVTIKDVAKEANVSPSTVSRVLSNSSQISEETKNKVREAVKKLKYKPNAIARSLANNKTRIVGVILPNEAQDLLTNPFFIQAMKGMSVFAQSKNYYITYAFSKDEEHEAHHVKDFISSNLVDGICLLRAKSNDSNIKYLKETGFPFVVIGRPEETEGILWVDNDNFKATYDLVNKLAKKGKKKLAFLGARKEWNLTKDRINGFKVSCQMNGINIKDEDIVIKEEFTEKEGIEATKELLKHKIPDAIVAEDDMLAFGALKVFKEENLIDIAIIGFNNTQLAEFQNPPLASVDINAYELGYYAAKILIDSLENSNKSVDHYIIDTNLVIRDSIK